A stretch of Carnobacterium iners DNA encodes these proteins:
- a CDS encoding IS4 family transposase, producing the protein MDKYKTNSAFNKWFSSIKLNLLPSPIQKKIVDFDKYHKKLSFFQALQLFLHGINDEKESLREMDAAFVSKELQKEMGMTSISYSQLSRTLSKIDSEILLAIFSQLVSQAKNKRPVTKRNSLYLIDSSTFSLNQNLYQWADFRKTKSGVKLHLKLCFMDNDHLYPDEFTLTNAVEHDTNQLEVLVNQPEATYVFDRGYLDFERLDTMHSQGYFFVTRIKKNTKVHVLEPLVAFKSESVISDQMVALGAQNHLTSRFRLVTVQDKKGKTLQFITNRFDCSSTDIAEMYKARWQIELFFKHIKQHMTIKKFFSRSEKGVVNQLILAMIASLLTYLIKLKTKSKQSVFQIKRFFRYLLFQPAEEWFNLLIPT; encoded by the coding sequence ATGGATAAGTATAAAACAAATTCTGCTTTTAATAAATGGTTTTCTTCCATTAAGCTAAATCTTTTACCAAGCCCTATTCAAAAAAAGATTGTTGACTTTGATAAATACCATAAGAAACTTAGTTTCTTCCAAGCTCTTCAACTTTTTCTTCATGGAATCAATGACGAAAAAGAAAGTCTTAGAGAGATGGATGCGGCTTTTGTTTCGAAAGAACTTCAAAAAGAAATGGGTATGACTAGTATCAGTTATTCTCAGCTCTCTAGAACTCTCTCAAAAATAGATTCAGAGATTCTTTTAGCCATTTTTAGTCAGCTAGTTAGTCAGGCTAAAAATAAAAGGCCCGTAACGAAACGAAATAGTCTCTACCTAATTGATTCTTCGACGTTTTCACTTAACCAAAACCTTTATCAATGGGCTGATTTTCGTAAAACAAAATCAGGAGTTAAGCTTCACTTAAAACTCTGCTTTATGGATAATGACCATCTTTACCCAGATGAATTTACACTGACTAACGCCGTCGAGCACGATACAAATCAGTTAGAAGTATTGGTTAATCAACCTGAAGCGACTTATGTGTTTGATCGCGGTTACCTTGATTTTGAACGATTAGATACGATGCACTCGCAGGGCTACTTCTTTGTGACAAGAATCAAAAAGAATACAAAAGTTCATGTTTTAGAACCATTAGTAGCTTTCAAGAGTGAGTCCGTTATCAGCGACCAAATGGTCGCATTAGGTGCTCAGAACCATCTAACGTCCAGATTTCGTTTAGTAACCGTTCAAGACAAAAAGGGGAAAACTCTCCAGTTTATTACCAATCGTTTTGACTGCTCCTCTACTGACATTGCAGAAATGTACAAAGCACGTTGGCAAATAGAGCTGTTTTTCAAGCATATTAAACAACATATGACGATTAAAAAGTTTTTTTCGAGAAGTGAAAAAGGGGTTGTCAATCAGCTGATTTTAGCCATGATTGCCAGTTTATTAACCTATTTGATTAAGTTAAAAACAAAAAGTAAACAGTCTGTTTTCCAAATCAAACGATTTTTTCGTTATCTGTTATTTCAACCGGCAGAAGAATGGTTTAATCTTTTGATACCGACTTAG
- a CDS encoding Gfo/Idh/MocA family protein has product MLKIGIIGLGSIARKAYLPVDMEMQDKVEWHLYTRNQNKLQAIGTQYNNTNLHSSIESLIESGIEAAFVHTATHTHAKIVKQLIENGIHVYVDKPISEDLEEVEELIQLAKQKQVLLTVGFNRRFAPMIQKLKDIPDKNMIFIQKTKPNSTGTVKFAIYDMFIHVLDTALFLLDSPIIDISFSVNEKDGELKNSVVNLTTEKTVCIASMNYVSGANYESAEVHSPTGMHRVINLTDYSSDINGIQTTQMFGDWEPTLEKRGFAPLIRLFLAAVESGINPVSTQTTLLSHQLCDKIVKIKK; this is encoded by the coding sequence ATGTTAAAAATTGGTATAATTGGATTAGGTAGCATTGCACGAAAAGCTTATTTACCTGTTGATATGGAAATGCAAGATAAAGTAGAATGGCATCTTTATACTCGTAACCAGAACAAACTTCAAGCGATTGGAACCCAATACAACAATACGAATCTCCATTCTTCTATAGAATCCCTTATTGAGAGTGGGATAGAGGCGGCTTTTGTTCATACAGCTACACATACACATGCCAAAATCGTTAAGCAGCTAATCGAAAATGGTATTCATGTTTACGTAGATAAGCCGATTAGTGAAGACTTAGAAGAAGTGGAAGAGTTGATTCAATTAGCCAAGCAAAAGCAAGTTTTACTTACAGTCGGTTTTAATCGACGATTTGCTCCAATGATTCAAAAATTAAAAGATATTCCAGATAAAAATATGATTTTTATTCAAAAAACAAAACCAAATAGTACTGGAACGGTTAAATTCGCTATTTATGATATGTTTATTCATGTGTTAGATACGGCTTTATTCCTATTAGACAGTCCTATTATTGATATATCTTTTAGTGTGAATGAAAAAGACGGAGAATTAAAAAATTCTGTAGTCAATCTGACTACAGAAAAAACTGTTTGTATTGCATCGATGAATTATGTTTCTGGTGCGAACTACGAATCTGCTGAGGTTCATTCTCCTACCGGGATGCATCGCGTTATCAACTTAACAGACTATTCTAGCGATATAAACGGTATACAGACTACACAAATGTTTGGCGATTGGGAACCAACGCTAGAAAAAAGAGGGTTTGCACCTTTAATTCGTTTGTTTTTAGCAGCGGTCGAGTCAGGTATTAATCCAGTTTCAACCCAAACGACTTTATTATCCCATCAATTGTGTGATAAGATTGTTAAAATTAAGAAATAA
- a CDS encoding TrkH family potassium uptake protein: protein MLSDKFRKLSISTRIAFSFAFVIFIGSLLLSLPISTAVTSQNTYFDNLFTAVSLTCVTGLSTTPISESYTIFGQVICIILMQIGGLGLMTIIATILMRLGKKISYTDTMAVKEALNREKLGDFKTYVLSIFKYTLVIEGIGMFLLALRFVPDFGWAKGLFTSLFLAVSGFCNAGFDNMGAISLQNYVHDPLVTSVIATLIILGGIGFSVWFDVTFNVYSIIKNKKKLGFKKMYRLLRPHTRLAINMSVILLVAGTIMFMVVEWNNASSIGNYTVPQKIMVSFFQSVTMRTAGFATIDYATVLPFSLLFSIFLMFIGGSPGGAAGGIKTTTFALVVLLVINEIRGQNNVNYASHSIPVETIRRAIVVVFTFFACLMTGFSVLLIVEEQPFVILLFEAVSALGTVGVSVNLTPELSRIGQTVLMFLMFIGRIGPITIFLSLVRRKGKRKERVYAKTNILIG, encoded by the coding sequence ATGTTATCTGATAAATTTAGAAAACTATCGATATCGACTCGAATAGCTTTCAGTTTTGCTTTTGTTATTTTTATTGGTTCATTATTATTAAGTTTACCCATCAGTACAGCGGTTACTTCGCAAAATACGTACTTTGATAACTTATTTACAGCTGTTTCTTTAACATGTGTTACAGGATTATCTACTACCCCAATATCTGAATCGTATACTATTTTTGGACAAGTTATCTGTATTATTTTAATGCAAATAGGTGGACTTGGACTGATGACAATCATTGCAACTATTTTGATGAGGCTAGGTAAAAAAATTAGTTACACGGATACGATGGCAGTAAAAGAAGCTTTAAATAGAGAAAAGCTAGGCGATTTCAAAACATATGTATTATCGATATTCAAATACACACTAGTCATTGAAGGAATCGGCATGTTTTTGTTAGCACTGCGTTTTGTTCCTGATTTTGGGTGGGCTAAAGGCTTATTTACCTCTTTATTTTTAGCTGTTTCAGGTTTTTGTAATGCTGGATTTGATAATATGGGAGCGATTAGTCTTCAAAATTATGTTCATGATCCTTTGGTGACGTCAGTTATTGCAACACTAATTATTTTAGGCGGAATTGGATTTTCTGTTTGGTTTGATGTGACATTTAATGTGTATTCTATTATTAAAAATAAAAAGAAATTAGGATTTAAAAAAATGTATCGCTTGCTGAGACCTCATACACGTTTAGCGATTAATATGTCGGTTATTTTATTAGTTGCAGGAACAATTATGTTTATGGTGGTGGAATGGAATAACGCTTCTTCAATTGGAAATTATACAGTTCCTCAAAAAATTATGGTTTCTTTTTTTCAATCTGTGACGATGAGAACAGCTGGTTTTGCAACGATTGATTACGCAACTGTTTTACCATTCTCGTTATTATTTTCTATCTTCTTAATGTTTATTGGTGGGTCCCCTGGTGGTGCAGCTGGAGGAATAAAAACAACAACCTTTGCATTGGTCGTCTTATTAGTCATAAATGAAATAAGAGGTCAAAACAATGTTAACTACGCAAGCCACTCTATTCCGGTAGAAACAATTCGTAGAGCAATCGTAGTCGTCTTTACTTTTTTTGCTTGCTTAATGACAGGCTTTAGCGTCTTGCTAATTGTTGAAGAACAACCGTTTGTCATTTTATTGTTCGAAGCAGTTTCAGCACTTGGTACAGTTGGAGTGAGCGTTAATTTAACGCCAGAACTATCAAGAATTGGTCAAACTGTTTTGATGTTCTTAATGTTTATTGGACGAATAGGTCCAATTACAATTTTTTTAAGTCTTGTCAGAAGAAAAGGAAAAAGAAAAGAACGAGTTTATGCTAAAACAAATATTTTAATTGGATAG
- a CDS encoding potassium channel family protein translates to MPIKTIGVLGLGIFGSSIAKELSEFDCEVIAVDIDVSNINRIEPFVTEAIQGDITDLEFLKNIGLENCDVVVVATGTSLESSVLAVMNCKKLNIDRIIAKAKNKMFMEVLTAVGATTVVRPEKEMGERVAKSLLRRNITDIVDLDEQYAVIEFYPPIKWVGRSLEELDLRKRYEMNIIGIRKKTIRKLDVSFGPDYVIQNNDIIVGIAESEIFERYDYLNKLR, encoded by the coding sequence ATGCCCATAAAAACAATTGGTGTATTAGGATTAGGTATATTTGGTTCTTCCATTGCTAAAGAATTAAGTGAATTTGATTGCGAAGTAATCGCCGTCGATATAGATGTTAGCAATATTAATAGAATAGAACCTTTTGTAACAGAAGCGATACAAGGAGATATTACAGATTTAGAGTTTTTAAAAAATATTGGACTTGAAAATTGTGATGTTGTTGTCGTAGCAACAGGAACAAGTCTTGAATCAAGCGTTTTGGCAGTGATGAATTGCAAAAAATTAAATATTGATAGAATTATTGCGAAAGCTAAAAATAAAATGTTTATGGAAGTTTTAACCGCTGTTGGGGCAACAACAGTAGTCCGTCCGGAAAAAGAAATGGGAGAAAGAGTAGCTAAAAGCTTGCTAAGACGAAACATTACAGATATTGTTGACTTAGATGAGCAATACGCTGTAATTGAATTTTACCCACCTATAAAATGGGTTGGACGTTCTTTAGAAGAATTAGATCTGCGAAAGCGATATGAGATGAACATTATTGGCATTAGAAAAAAAACAATCAGAAAGCTAGATGTTTCATTTGGTCCGGATTACGTTATTCAAAATAATGATATCATAGTAGGAATAGCAGAATCTGAAATATTCGAACGGTACGACTACCTTAATAAACTAAGATAA
- the murB gene encoding UDP-N-acetylmuramate dehydrogenase, protein MLITRMKEKFPDSIIKEKEPLSLYTYTKTGGPADILVLPQEKSEVVELVEWINENNLSLTVLGNASNLIVKDGGIHGVVMVLTEMKAISISKTHIVAQSGARLIDTSYAALDAELTGLEFACGIPGSIGGAVFMNAGAYGGEVSEVIDMVTILTRSGEVKELKNKDLEFRYRHSAIQETRDIVLEVEFHLEKGKASEIKERIEELTFLRKAKQPLEYPSCGSVFKRPTGYFTGKLIQEAGLQGKIYGGAQISEKHAGFIVNINHATATDYIELIAHVQKTILESTGIELVPEVRIIGENIL, encoded by the coding sequence ATGCTAATAACAAGAATGAAAGAAAAATTTCCTGATTCAATCATAAAAGAAAAAGAACCTTTGTCTCTTTACACTTACACAAAAACTGGCGGACCGGCAGATATATTAGTATTGCCTCAAGAAAAATCTGAGGTAGTTGAGTTAGTGGAATGGATTAACGAGAATAACTTGTCTTTAACAGTTTTAGGTAACGCCAGTAACTTGATTGTGAAAGATGGTGGGATACATGGTGTGGTAATGGTTTTGACTGAAATGAAGGCTATTTCTATTTCAAAAACACATATTGTTGCACAAAGTGGAGCGCGCTTGATTGACACGTCTTATGCGGCGTTAGATGCGGAGTTAACAGGTTTAGAATTTGCCTGTGGTATACCTGGCAGTATTGGTGGAGCAGTCTTTATGAATGCTGGTGCCTATGGAGGCGAAGTTAGTGAAGTAATTGATATGGTAACGATTTTAACTCGTTCCGGTGAAGTAAAAGAATTGAAAAACAAAGATCTTGAATTTCGTTACCGCCATAGTGCAATACAAGAGACGCGAGATATTGTTTTAGAAGTAGAGTTTCACTTAGAAAAGGGTAAAGCGAGTGAAATCAAAGAACGGATAGAGGAATTAACTTTTTTACGTAAAGCTAAACAACCCTTAGAATACCCGTCCTGTGGAAGTGTATTTAAGCGCCCAACGGGCTATTTTACAGGGAAATTAATCCAAGAAGCAGGATTACAAGGTAAGATATACGGGGGTGCTCAGATTTCAGAGAAGCATGCGGGCTTTATTGTGAATATTAACCATGCTACAGCAACGGACTATATAGAATTAATTGCTCATGTACAAAAAACTATTTTAGAAAGTACAGGTATTGAACTTGTACCAGAAGTTCGTATCATAGGTGAAAATATCCTTTAA
- a CDS encoding ABC transporter ATP-binding protein, protein MTENIIIRFEHVKKQYDDDEPVLKNINFEIEQGKFYTLLGPSGCGKTTILRLIAGFTEANEGTITLDGKVVNDLPANKRKVNTVFQDYALFPHMNVYENIAFGLRIKKINNKTIKEKVEMVLKMVRLSGYENRDISEMSGGQRQRVAIARALVNEPEVLLLDEPLSALDLKLRTDMQYELRELQRRLGITFVFVTHDQEEALAMSDEIFVMKDGEIVQSGTPVDVYDEPINRYVADFIGESNIVKGHMIEDYLVSIVGHSLECVDAGMKPHEKVEVVLRPEDLGLTTVEKGKITIKVNTQLFRGVHYEIIGHDRENNEWMVHSTKKATVGSEVGLYFEPEDIHVMRFGESEQEFDARLESYEEE, encoded by the coding sequence ATGACAGAAAATATCATTATCCGTTTTGAACATGTAAAAAAGCAATACGATGACGACGAGCCGGTATTAAAAAATATTAATTTTGAAATTGAACAAGGTAAATTTTATACGTTACTCGGACCATCAGGTTGTGGGAAAACAACCATTTTACGATTAATTGCAGGATTTACTGAAGCAAATGAAGGAACCATTACTTTAGATGGGAAAGTTGTCAATGATTTGCCAGCTAATAAGCGTAAGGTAAACACTGTTTTTCAAGATTATGCTTTATTTCCACATATGAATGTTTATGAAAATATTGCTTTTGGGTTGCGGATTAAAAAGATAAATAATAAAACAATTAAAGAAAAAGTTGAAATGGTATTAAAGATGGTTCGTTTATCAGGTTATGAAAATCGCGATATTAGTGAAATGTCCGGTGGTCAACGTCAACGTGTAGCGATTGCGCGCGCGTTAGTTAATGAACCTGAAGTTTTATTGTTAGATGAACCGTTATCTGCATTAGATTTGAAATTAAGAACAGATATGCAATACGAGTTGCGTGAGTTACAACGTCGACTGGGTATCACATTTGTTTTTGTTACACATGACCAAGAAGAAGCACTAGCGATGAGTGATGAAATCTTTGTGATGAAAGACGGAGAAATCGTACAAAGTGGAACACCTGTTGATGTATACGATGAGCCAATTAACCGGTATGTTGCTGATTTTATTGGAGAAAGCAATATCGTTAAAGGGCATATGATTGAAGATTACCTTGTTTCTATTGTAGGGCATTCACTCGAGTGTGTGGACGCTGGAATGAAACCTCATGAAAAAGTTGAAGTGGTTTTACGTCCAGAGGATCTAGGTTTAACGACTGTTGAAAAAGGAAAGATTACCATTAAAGTAAATACACAGCTTTTTAGAGGGGTCCATTATGAAATTATTGGACATGATCGCGAAAACAATGAATGGATGGTTCATTCAACTAAAAAGGCAACAGTTGGAAGTGAAGTAGGGCTATATTTTGAACCTGAAGACATACACGTGATGCGCTTTGGAGAATCAGAGCAAGAATTCGATGCACGTCTAGAAAGCTATGAAGAGGAGTAA
- a CDS encoding ABC transporter permease: MTKQSKLFYFIPYSLWLIFFVATPLLLIFYQSFFTVEGQFTLANYQTYFESGTYLRMTVNSVWYAFLITILTLLISYPTAYLLNKTKHKQLWLLLIILPTWINLLLKAYAFIGIFSINGSVNDFLMFIGIGRQQILFTDVSFLLVATYIEIPFMILPIFNALEELNPSYERASRDLGANGLDTFRRVVFPLTLNGVKSGIQAVFIPSLSLFMLTRLIGGNRVITLGTAIEQHFLVTQDWGMGSTIGVVLIVAMLLIMVLTGEKKKKERRRK, encoded by the coding sequence ATGACGAAACAATCAAAATTATTTTATTTTATACCTTATAGTTTGTGGCTGATATTTTTTGTCGCTACCCCTTTACTATTAATTTTTTATCAATCTTTTTTTACAGTCGAAGGACAGTTTACACTAGCAAATTACCAAACGTATTTTGAATCAGGTACTTATTTAAGAATGACAGTAAACTCAGTTTGGTATGCTTTTTTAATAACGATTTTGACCTTGCTGATTAGCTATCCAACAGCCTATTTATTAAATAAAACAAAACATAAGCAATTATGGCTATTGCTAATTATTTTACCCACTTGGATAAACCTATTGCTAAAAGCTTATGCTTTCATTGGGATTTTTAGTATTAATGGCTCGGTAAATGATTTTTTAATGTTTATTGGAATTGGCAGACAACAAATCTTATTTACCGATGTTAGTTTCTTATTAGTAGCAACGTATATTGAAATTCCATTCATGATTTTACCTATCTTTAATGCATTAGAAGAACTAAACCCATCATATGAACGAGCTAGTCGTGATTTAGGAGCCAATGGACTAGATACATTTAGACGGGTAGTCTTTCCTTTGACTTTAAATGGTGTTAAAAGTGGGATTCAAGCTGTATTTATTCCGTCTTTGTCTTTATTTATGTTAACTCGTTTAATTGGTGGAAACCGAGTTATTACCTTAGGTACAGCTATTGAACAACACTTTCTTGTTACACAAGACTGGGGTATGGGTTCAACAATTGGAGTTGTCTTAATTGTTGCGATGCTTTTAATTATGGTTTTAACTGGTGAAAAGAAAAAGAAAGAGAGGAGACGTAAATGA
- a CDS encoding ABC transporter permease, which yields MKKKSIKWSNFYLIAVFIVLYAPIFYLIFYSFNSGGTMTSFEGFTLDNYLAVFEDTRLITIVLNTLLVALLSSLVATTIGTFGALAIYYTKKRQTRTTLLSLNNVLMVSPDVIIGASFLILFTFIGFSLGFASVLLSHIAFSIPIVVLMVLPKLKEMNDTMIMAARDLGANNWQVLSKVILPSITPGILAGFFMAFTYSLDDFAVTFFVTGNGFTTLAVEIYSRARQGVSLEINALSALMFLFSLLLVVGYYFIQQHNLSKKQKNKKRLAAEAVPIR from the coding sequence ATGAAAAAGAAATCGATTAAGTGGTCTAATTTTTATTTGATTGCTGTTTTTATTGTTCTTTATGCTCCTATATTTTATTTGATTTTCTATTCCTTTAACTCAGGAGGAACGATGACTAGTTTTGAGGGATTTACTTTGGACAATTATTTAGCTGTTTTTGAAGATACACGTCTAATTACGATTGTACTAAATACGTTACTTGTTGCTTTACTTTCTTCATTAGTCGCAACAACTATTGGAACCTTCGGAGCTTTAGCTATTTATTATACAAAAAAAAGACAAACGCGTACGACATTACTTAGTTTGAATAATGTCTTAATGGTCTCGCCAGACGTTATTATCGGTGCCAGTTTTCTGATTCTATTTACGTTTATTGGTTTCAGTTTAGGATTTGCATCGGTTTTACTTTCGCATATTGCGTTTAGTATTCCAATTGTCGTTTTAATGGTTTTACCTAAATTAAAAGAAATGAATGATACGATGATTATGGCTGCCCGTGATTTAGGTGCTAATAATTGGCAAGTTTTAAGTAAAGTTATTTTGCCAAGCATCACTCCGGGTATCTTAGCAGGATTCTTCATGGCTTTTACCTATTCATTAGATGATTTTGCAGTAACCTTTTTTGTAACAGGAAATGGTTTTACAACACTAGCTGTTGAGATTTACTCTAGAGCAAGACAAGGAGTGAGTTTAGAAATTAATGCATTAAGCGCATTAATGTTCTTGTTCTCTCTTTTACTAGTTGTCGGTTATTATTTTATCCAACAACACAATCTATCGAAAAAACAAAAAAACAAAAAGCGATTAGCAGCTGAGGCGGTGCCGATTAGATGA
- a CDS encoding ABC transporter substrate-binding protein yields the protein MKRVLIIIISILAVSMGLYVSVDQLSKSQGITSDNTLNFYNWGDYLDPKLITKFEKETDYRVSYETFDSNEAMYTKIEQGGTAYDLAVPSEYMIQRMIKENMVVKLDHSKIKGLENINELFLDQSFDPKNAYSIPYFWGTLGIIYNDKFIDKKDIKHWDDLWRPTLKNEVMLIDGAREVMGLSLNSLGYSLNTKNKKELKAAADKLNTLTPNVKAIVADEIKMYMIQEESSVAVTFSGEAAEMLDQNENLHYVIPEEGSNLWFDNLIIPKTAKNKEAAYAFINFMLEPVNAAQNAEYIGYSTPNEAAKKQLPIEITEDEQFYPSAQTLENLEVYDDLGKEFIGVYNDLFLEFKMYRK from the coding sequence ATGAAAAGAGTACTAATTATTATTATTTCAATTTTAGCCGTCAGTATGGGGTTGTATGTTTCTGTTGATCAATTGAGTAAATCACAAGGCATTACGTCAGACAATACTCTGAATTTTTATAACTGGGGAGATTACCTTGACCCAAAATTAATCACTAAATTTGAAAAAGAAACAGATTATCGTGTGTCTTATGAAACTTTTGATTCAAACGAAGCGATGTATACTAAAATTGAACAAGGGGGAACAGCTTATGATTTAGCTGTTCCTAGTGAGTATATGATTCAGCGGATGATTAAAGAAAATATGGTAGTCAAATTAGATCACAGTAAAATTAAAGGCTTAGAAAATATAAATGAGTTATTTTTAGATCAATCCTTTGATCCCAAAAATGCGTATTCGATTCCATATTTCTGGGGGACACTAGGCATTATCTACAATGATAAATTTATAGATAAAAAAGATATAAAGCACTGGGATGACCTTTGGAGACCAACATTAAAAAACGAAGTCATGTTGATTGATGGAGCTAGAGAAGTAATGGGCTTATCTTTAAATAGTTTGGGCTATTCACTAAATACAAAAAATAAAAAGGAACTAAAAGCAGCAGCAGATAAATTAAATACTTTGACACCTAATGTTAAAGCTATTGTGGCAGATGAAATTAAAATGTATATGATTCAAGAAGAAAGTTCCGTAGCCGTAACCTTTTCTGGAGAAGCAGCAGAAATGTTAGATCAAAATGAGAACTTGCATTATGTCATCCCGGAAGAGGGCTCTAATCTTTGGTTTGATAATCTTATCATTCCTAAAACGGCAAAAAATAAAGAAGCGGCCTATGCTTTTATTAATTTCATGCTTGAGCCAGTAAATGCTGCTCAAAATGCTGAATATATTGGGTACTCAACACCAAATGAAGCGGCAAAAAAACAATTGCCAATAGAGATAACAGAAGATGAACAGTTTTATCCTAGTGCTCAGACATTAGAAAATCTAGAAGTCTATGATGATTTAGGCAAAGAGTTTATTGGTGTGTACAACGATTTATTTTTAGAATTTAAAATGTACCGTAAATAA
- a CDS encoding ASCH domain-containing protein: MINESAEELWENFKLQNSTLPNHYDLMTFGDTKDRANHSAALILEGLKTAKTTLLLEYQRKEKSVPQEGSYWMILDGNEQAIGIAQLLKVSILAFDQVSAEVAYEEGEGDCTLTGWQELYQDYFEKQCKEEHWHFSTKIEVVCIQFEFVYAA; the protein is encoded by the coding sequence ATGATAAATGAGTCGGCAGAAGAGTTATGGGAAAATTTCAAACTTCAAAATTCTACATTACCAAATCATTACGATTTAATGACTTTTGGAGATACCAAAGATAGAGCAAATCATTCTGCAGCATTAATTTTAGAAGGATTAAAGACAGCAAAAACAACGTTGTTGCTAGAATATCAAAGAAAAGAAAAATCCGTCCCTCAAGAAGGAAGCTATTGGATGATTCTAGATGGCAACGAACAAGCTATCGGAATAGCGCAACTATTAAAAGTATCTATCTTAGCATTTGATCAAGTATCGGCTGAAGTGGCTTATGAAGAAGGCGAAGGAGACTGTACTTTAACTGGTTGGCAAGAGCTATACCAAGATTATTTTGAAAAACAATGCAAAGAGGAACACTGGCATTTCTCTACAAAGATAGAAGTCGTTTGTATCCAATTTGAGTTTGTTTATGCCGCATAA
- a CDS encoding ISNCY family transposase, translating to MNEDKKYKAIKAVAEKRKDKKRACIELGLSMRQVNRLIQEYQEGGKGVFSHGNRGKIAKHAVPKETKKQVIELYQSFKIKPNVKHFTEILKEDHDICYTDTTIRRILYQAHILSPKTQRKTRKKIKARIKAKSMKGKKEVENPLVPRAEDQMELPEKSHPSRPRKKYQGELIQMDASSYNWFGKDVAHLHLAIDDASGNIVGAYFDTQETLKGYYHVLNQILTKQGIPLAFLTDKRTVFEYTSKAMRAVEEDTFTQFGFACHQLGIEVNTTSIPQAKGRVERLNGTVQSRLPVDLELAGIQSMEEANHFLIKWVRTFNKKFGNKTKESIYENAPTKSEINLLLARVANRKVDSGHHIRYQNSYYLPTEGSEDKYFTRKSKVLIIEAFNGNIYVNIAEKIYTPRRLKEHDYYSQEFDSIPEQKKERRQYIPPQSHPWKLESFKRYLRSVGKTLEEYEAEQTA from the coding sequence ATGAATGAAGATAAGAAATATAAAGCAATAAAAGCTGTGGCAGAAAAAAGAAAGGACAAAAAGAGAGCTTGTATTGAACTTGGGCTCTCGATGAGGCAAGTCAACAGATTAATTCAAGAATATCAAGAAGGAGGAAAAGGTGTTTTTTCACACGGTAATAGAGGAAAAATAGCTAAGCACGCCGTGCCTAAGGAAACAAAAAAACAAGTAATTGAGCTCTATCAAAGTTTTAAGATAAAACCTAACGTGAAGCATTTTACTGAAATTTTGAAGGAAGATCATGACATCTGTTACACTGATACGACTATTCGCCGTATTTTATATCAAGCTCATATTCTATCACCTAAAACTCAAAGAAAAACGCGTAAGAAAATAAAAGCTCGAATCAAAGCTAAATCAATGAAAGGAAAAAAAGAGGTTGAGAACCCACTGGTTCCAAGAGCAGAAGATCAAATGGAGTTACCCGAAAAAAGCCATCCTAGCCGTCCTAGAAAGAAATATCAGGGGGAGCTTATTCAAATGGATGCCAGCTCCTATAACTGGTTTGGTAAAGATGTGGCACATCTTCATTTAGCTATTGATGACGCTTCTGGTAACATCGTTGGGGCTTATTTCGATACGCAAGAAACACTCAAGGGCTATTATCATGTGCTCAATCAAATCCTAACGAAACAAGGCATCCCCTTAGCTTTTTTAACAGATAAACGAACTGTTTTTGAATACACATCAAAAGCCATGAGAGCGGTTGAAGAAGATACATTTACCCAGTTTGGTTTTGCCTGTCATCAACTCGGTATTGAGGTTAATACCACGTCTATACCACAAGCTAAGGGCCGTGTAGAGCGTTTAAACGGGACTGTTCAATCGCGACTTCCTGTAGATTTAGAATTAGCTGGAATACAGTCTATGGAGGAAGCCAATCACTTTTTAATAAAATGGGTTAGAACTTTTAATAAGAAGTTTGGTAATAAAACGAAGGAATCCATCTATGAAAATGCACCAACTAAATCAGAAATCAATTTATTATTAGCACGAGTAGCTAATAGAAAAGTGGATAGTGGGCATCATATTCGTTATCAAAATAGCTATTACCTGCCTACGGAAGGTAGTGAAGATAAATACTTTACGCGAAAATCAAAGGTGCTAATTATCGAAGCGTTTAATGGAAATATCTATGTAAATATAGCTGAAAAAATATACACGCCAAGGAGACTGAAAGAACATGACTACTACTCACAAGAATTTGATTCGATTCCAGAGCAAAAAAAAGAAAGACGCCAGTATATTCCCCCACAATCTCACCCGTGGAAACTAGAGTCTTTCAAAAGATATCTTCGTAGTGTCGGAAAAACACTCGAAGAGTATGAAGCTGAACAAACAGCTTAA